The nucleotide window GAAGTGCCACATTTAAGGAACGAATACCGCCGCCAACAGGTGTTGTTAATGGACCTTTGATGGCAATCAAATATTCATTGATTACATCAAGAGTTTCAGAAGGAAGCCACTCACCCGTTTGGTTAAAAGCCTTTTCTCCCGCTAAAACCTCTTTCCATACTAATTTACGCTCGCCTTTATAGGCTTTTTCCACTGCAGCATTTAAGACTCTTTCAGAAGCGGCCCAAATATCTGGTCCGATACCGTCCCCTTCAATAAATGGAATAATTGGATTGTTTGGTACGTTTAATACTCCGTCTTTAACCGTGATTTTTTCGCCTTGCATAGTTGTTCTCCCTCCTATTATGTAAAAAACTTGTTCGTGGTATTTCAAAAGACTGAATCAAAGGTTAGTGAGCAGTGCCCCTAACCTTTACTCCTATCTTATTGAATCAATTTTTTGAATAAAAGTAAACTATTATCCTCTTTGCTCGATCGGAACATATTTTTGCATTCCAGGTCCAGTATATTCCGCACGCGGACGGATTAAACGATTATTTTCATATTGTTCTAAAATATGTGCAAGCCATCCAGAAACGCGGCTTACCGCAAAGATTGGTGTCATTAAGTCGTGATCAATTCCTAAGCTGTGATAAACAGAGGCAGAATAGAAATCTACATTTGGCGGTAGATTCTTTTCACCTGTTACGATGTCTTGAATCTTGACGGACATATCGTACCAATGCGGTTCACCAGTAAGTTCAGTTAACTTTTTAGACATTTCTTTTAAATGCTTGGCACGAGGGTCGCCTTTCCGATATACCCTGTGGCCAAAGCCCATAATTTTTTCTTTATGTTCAAGCTTACCGCGGATATATGGATCGACGTTTTCGAGTGTGCCAATTTCAGACAGCATTTTCATAACTGCCTCGTTCGCACCACCATGTAGAGGTCCTTTTAATGCGCCAATAGCCGCTGTTACACCAGAGTATACATCAGATAATGTTGCCACACATACACGTGCAGTAAATGTTGAAGCATTTAATTCATGATCTGCATGTAATACAAGCGCCTTGTTCATTGCTTCAACAGCAATGGAATCAGGTTCTTTACCTGTAAGCATGTATAAGAAATTAGCTGCAAAACTTAAATCTTGTCTTGGTGGGATTGGGTCCAGACCTTTTCTTACACGAGCAAAGGTTGTGACAATCGCTGGCATTTTTGCTTGAAGACGTACTGCTTTACGATAATTGGCTGCTTCGTCCATTAGGTCAGCTTCATCATCATATAAACCTAGTAAAGAAACTGCTGAGCGAAGTGCTGCCATTGGATGAACCTTTTGAATTGGGTACATCTTAAAGTGTTCAATCACTTCTTGTGGCAATGCATAGTTTTCAGCTAGTTGTTGTTTTAACTCAACTAATTGTTCAGCATTCGGTAATTTACGATGCCATAATAAGTAGATTACCTCTTCAAAGCTAGCATTTACAGCTAAATCATCAATATCATAGCCAACGTATGTTAGCGTATCATCAATAATTGAACTGATGGAGGAAGTTGTTGCCACTATTCCTTCTAGACCTTGTTTTACTGTCATAATAAATCTCTCCTTTACATTCTTATTTCCCCAATATTCTTTTTGCAATCAAGAAAATTGCATACTAGCGACATTCTTTTAATATTGACTGAGCGATTGCTCGGGATATCCACAAACATTGTGATTGCCTTTTCATTCACCAATAGAAAGGTTTTTACAAGTAATTAAGCATATATATACGGTTTATGTAAAAAAAGGATACGCTTACAAGCCTATTATAAACAATTATCAAATTTTTGTGAACGAAAAGGAGTGGAAAAATACAAAAAAAATATTATTTTACAAAAAATCTAGCTAAAAAAACTGAAAATTCTCATAGCGACGTATGCAATTCCGGCTCCAATTAAAGGACCAACCGCCACACCTTTAAAAATAGAAACAGAAAGAATCGTTCCAAGCACTAATGCCGTTGTAATTTGCGGATCATCGGCTAGTAATTTAACTCCACCCTTTGCAAGCATAGCGACTAGCATCCCTGAGATGAGAGCTATCCATGCAAATGGTGTTTTAAATGCTCCGGATAAATCTTTAAACCCTATTTCGCCGCTGGCAATTGGAGCTAAAACAGCAATAGTGATCACGGTGACTCCCCAATTAATTCCCTTAGATTGTAGTAATGAAAAAAATTTTGCATCCAATCCACCGACTTTCAATACAAGCAATACTGCGATAGCAACTATTAATGAACTATTTTTAGCAATTAGGCCAATCGCAAATAGTAGTAATAGAAATAATATGGGCTGACTTGGCAATCCTTTCACCATCCTGTCAAAAAATTATCGTACCATAATAGTTTTTATCCAGGTAGAAAATACATTTTTTCGTCTATAGTTATGAAACTTCTACCCTGGTTATCCGTAATAATAATCTAATTGGAAAAATATGCGGTTTTATTCATAAAATGTTAAACTGAAACTATTAATTAAATGTAAAGGAGGGTTGCTTTTGAATCTTACGTACATATACCGGACCGTTCGATTCCTACTTGTGATTGGTGCTGTTGTTTTGACACTCTACCTATTTTATTTCTTATCAACCGTAACCTATCCATTTTTAATTGGTCTTATCATTGCCTTTATGATTAATCCGCTAGTAAACTTTCTTGAAAAAAAAGCGAAAATGCCGCGCGTGCTCTCAGTTCTTGTCACACTTGTCATTATTTTTGCTTTATTTGCGGGGTTAGTGACTTTATTAGTCGCAGAAATTGTCTCCGGCGCTGCCTATTTGGCAAAAGTCGTCCCAGAACATCTTGATACATTAATTAATTATATCGAGGATTATTTTACGGCTCAAATCATCCCCTTATACAATCAATTAACAAGTGTATTTAATAAGCTTGATGCGGGTCAGAAGGATACCATCATCGGAAATATTCAAAACGTGGGAACAAGAGTTGGAACAACGATTGGAACGTTTATTAAGAATTTATTTGGGAATATCCCGAATATCTTATCTTGGTTCCCAAATGCTGCAACGGTTCTTATATTCTCGCTATTGGCCACCTTTTTTATTAGTAAGGATTGGTACCGCTTGTCGGCAATGGGAGGAAGACTCTTGCCTGAAAAGGCAAAAAGGAGCGGTAGAACCGTTTTTATTGACCTAAAAAAAGCATTATTCGGTTTTATTAAAGCACAAGTTACGCTCATTTCGATTACAACAGTAATCATTCTGATTGGTCTTTTAATCTTACGGGTTGATTATGCCATTACGATTGCATTAGCTACAGGTATTGTCGATATTATTCCTTACCTTGGTACCGGTGCTGTGTTTGTCCCTTGGATTATATATGCAGCGATTGGCGGCAATACAGGTCTTGCCTTAGGTTTAGGTGTTCTATATATGATCGTCCTCGTCCAACGGCAAATCATGGAGCCGAAGATCCTTTCATCAAATATTGGTCTCGATCCATTAGCAACACTCATTTCCTTATTTGTCGGATTTAAATTAATCGGCTTTCTAGGATTAATTGTTGGGCCCGTCACACTCGTCATTATCAGCACCCTTTACCGTGCAAATGTATTTCATGATGTCTGGGCATTCATTAAAGGAAAAGAGACATAAAAAAACGTCAGCTCTCATACGGAGCTGACATTTTTCTTATAACACGCTGGCATGACCGTTATAAATAATTCCTCTAGCTGCGTCTACCGTTACTTCTTGACCCTCTTTAAACAATTCTAACGCATTGTCTACGCCAACAATGACGGGAATGCTGAGGCTTAGACCAACCACAGCCGCATGACTTGTTAAGCCGCCTTCTTGGGTAATAAGGGCAGCGCATTTCTCTATTGCCGGTACCATATCACGGTCAGATCCGATTGTCACAAGAATCGATCCCGGTTTTACTTTTTCCAAGGCTTCTTTGGCATCATGGGCAATAACCACTTTTCCAAATGCTGATCTGCGGCCAATTCCCTGCGCCTTAGCGAGAATATCACCGACAACATGAATCTTCATTAAATTTGTTGTGCCCGCTTCACCGACAGGAACACCTGCTGTAATGACAACCAAGTCACCATGCTTCACAATCCCGCTATTTAAGCTTTCTTCTACGGCAATATCAAGCATTTCATCAGTGGTTGTACAAATTCTACCAAGCTGCGGATATACACCCCAAACAAGCTGTAAACGGCGGCAGACATGTTCATTTGCTGTCACTGCTACAATTGATGCCTTTGGGCGATACTTGGAAATCATTCTTGCTGTATGACCGCTTTCTGTTGGTGTAATAATCGATTTCACTTCAAGATTTAATGCTGTGTGGGCAACAGATTGACCAATTGCATCTGTAAGATTATGTTCCGTATCTTTGCTGCGGCTTGATAAAATTTCCTTATGATCTAAGGCAGATTCTGCTCTCGAAGCTATATTATGCATCGTTTGCACAGCTTCTGCAGGATAAAGACCTGCAGCCGTTTCGCCAGAAAGCATGATCGCATCCGTACCATCAAAAATAGCATTGGCGACATCGCTTGCCTCAGCACGAGTCGGTCTTGGATTACGCTGCATCGAATCAAGCATTTGTGTTGCCGTAATAACCGGTTTTCCAAGTGCATTACATTTCTTTATTAACATCTTTTGTACTAGTGGAACCTCTTCTGCCGGGATTTCCACGCCAAGATCCCCACGAGCAACCATCAGACCATCAGAAATTTCAAGAATTTCATCGATGTTATCTACGCCTTCTTGGTTTTCAATTTTGGGGATAATGTGGATATAGGTGGCATTGTTTTCTTCTAATAACTGGCGGATTTCTAAAACATCTTTGGCACGGCGGACAAAAGAGGCGGCAATAAAGTCGACCCCCTGTTCAATACCAAACAGAATATCTTGTCTGTCCTTTTCGGTAATCCCCGGTAAGTTAACTGAAACACCTGGAACGTTCACACCTTTTTTATTTTTTAAGATGCCAGTATTTAATATTTTGGTGTGAATTTCATTAGCGGTCTTATCTATTTCCGTTACTTCAAGTCCAATTAATCCATCATCCAAAAGAATTCTAGAGCCTACATGGACATCATCAATTAACTCATTGTATGTAACAGAGAATTTCTGGGTGGTCCCTTCCACTTCTGTCATGGAGACAATCACGTTTTCTCCAGCGTGAAGCTCAATGGCCCCATTTTGCATGTTATTTGTCCGAATTTCAGGACCTTTAGTATCGAGCAAGATGGCAACCGTTTTTCCCGTTTGCTTTGACGCCTCACGAATATTTTGAATCCGTGCTCCATGCTCTTCAAAATCCCCATGGGAAAAATTCAAACGGGCAACGTTCATCCCCGAATTGATTAAATCAGTTAATTTTTCTATGCTTTCACTAGCAGGACCAATCGTACAAACGATTTTTGTTTTACGTAACATCCTTTTTTTCCTCCCATTTTAGAAAAGGCAAAACCTATTTTCTTATATTGATAATTCTTTGGATAGGTTGAATAGATCAAGGTCTAACGTGTGTTTTCTTTCCAGGGCTTCGATAATGTCATAATCAACAAGCTTATTTTTTTCAATTCCCACGGCACGACCGCCTTTACCTTCGATTAAAAGCTCGACTGCCCTTGCTCCTAATCTACTGGCAAGCACCCTATCGGCAGCAGTTGGCGAGCCACCTCGCTGGATATGTCCTAAAACAGATACTCTTGTATCCATGTTCGTTGCTTCTTGCAGCAGACTGGCAAATTCGTATCCACTGCAAACACCTTCCGCGACAACAATGATACTATGCTTTTTCCCACGCTCTTGACCACTGCGTAATCGATCGGCCACTTCATTCATATCATAATTTTCCTCTGGAATCAAAATGGTTTCCGCTCCGCCTGCAAGCCCTGCCCATAAAGCAATATCTCCGGCATCCCGGCCCATTACTTCAATCACAAATGTTCTTTCATGTGATGTAGCCGTGTCACGAATTTTATCGATTGCATCAATAACTGTATTTAAGGCCGTATCAAACCCAATTGTTTGTTCTGTTCCCGGAATATCATTATCAATCGTTCCAGGGACACCCACACACGGGAAACCTTGTTCTGTTAATGCCTTTGCACCTCGGTAAGAACCATCGCCGCCAATGACAACAAGCCCTTCAATTCCATG belongs to Neobacillus sp. OS1-2 and includes:
- the citZ gene encoding citrate synthase, which codes for MTVKQGLEGIVATTSSISSIIDDTLTYVGYDIDDLAVNASFEEVIYLLWHRKLPNAEQLVELKQQLAENYALPQEVIEHFKMYPIQKVHPMAALRSAVSLLGLYDDEADLMDEAANYRKAVRLQAKMPAIVTTFARVRKGLDPIPPRQDLSFAANFLYMLTGKEPDSIAVEAMNKALVLHADHELNASTFTARVCVATLSDVYSGVTAAIGALKGPLHGGANEAVMKMLSEIGTLENVDPYIRGKLEHKEKIMGFGHRVYRKGDPRAKHLKEMSKKLTELTGEPHWYDMSVKIQDIVTGEKNLPPNVDFYSASVYHSLGIDHDLMTPIFAVSRVSGWLAHILEQYENNRLIRPRAEYTGPGMQKYVPIEQRG
- a CDS encoding DUF441 domain-containing protein: MPSQPILFLLLLFAIGLIAKNSSLIVAIAVLLVLKVGGLDAKFFSLLQSKGINWGVTVITIAVLAPIASGEIGFKDLSGAFKTPFAWIALISGMLVAMLAKGGVKLLADDPQITTALVLGTILSVSIFKGVAVGPLIGAGIAYVAMRIFSFFS
- the ytvI gene encoding sporulation integral membrane protein YtvI, whose protein sequence is MNLTYIYRTVRFLLVIGAVVLTLYLFYFLSTVTYPFLIGLIIAFMINPLVNFLEKKAKMPRVLSVLVTLVIIFALFAGLVTLLVAEIVSGAAYLAKVVPEHLDTLINYIEDYFTAQIIPLYNQLTSVFNKLDAGQKDTIIGNIQNVGTRVGTTIGTFIKNLFGNIPNILSWFPNAATVLIFSLLATFFISKDWYRLSAMGGRLLPEKAKRSGRTVFIDLKKALFGFIKAQVTLISITTVIILIGLLILRVDYAITIALATGIVDIIPYLGTGAVFVPWIIYAAIGGNTGLALGLGVLYMIVLVQRQIMEPKILSSNIGLDPLATLISLFVGFKLIGFLGLIVGPVTLVIISTLYRANVFHDVWAFIKGKET
- the pyk gene encoding pyruvate kinase; amino-acid sequence: MLRKTKIVCTIGPASESIEKLTDLINSGMNVARLNFSHGDFEEHGARIQNIREASKQTGKTVAILLDTKGPEIRTNNMQNGAIELHAGENVIVSMTEVEGTTQKFSVTYNELIDDVHVGSRILLDDGLIGLEVTEIDKTANEIHTKILNTGILKNKKGVNVPGVSVNLPGITEKDRQDILFGIEQGVDFIAASFVRRAKDVLEIRQLLEENNATYIHIIPKIENQEGVDNIDEILEISDGLMVARGDLGVEIPAEEVPLVQKMLIKKCNALGKPVITATQMLDSMQRNPRPTRAEASDVANAIFDGTDAIMLSGETAAGLYPAEAVQTMHNIASRAESALDHKEILSSRSKDTEHNLTDAIGQSVAHTALNLEVKSIITPTESGHTARMISKYRPKASIVAVTANEHVCRRLQLVWGVYPQLGRICTTTDEMLDIAVEESLNSGIVKHGDLVVITAGVPVGEAGTTNLMKIHVVGDILAKAQGIGRRSAFGKVVIAHDAKEALEKVKPGSILVTIGSDRDMVPAIEKCAALITQEGGLTSHAAVVGLSLSIPVIVGVDNALELFKEGQEVTVDAARGIIYNGHASVL
- the pfkA gene encoding 6-phosphofructokinase — translated: MKRIGVLTSGGDSPGMNPAIRAVVRKAIFHNIEVYGIYGGYSGLIAGNIKKLELGSVGDIIHRGGTMLHSARCPEFKKKEVQQIGIEQLKAHGIEGLVVIGGDGSYRGAKALTEQGFPCVGVPGTIDNDIPGTEQTIGFDTALNTVIDAIDKIRDTATSHERTFVIEVMGRDAGDIALWAGLAGGAETILIPEENYDMNEVADRLRSGQERGKKHSIIVVAEGVCSGYEFASLLQEATNMDTRVSVLGHIQRGGSPTAADRVLASRLGARAVELLIEGKGGRAVGIEKNKLVDYDIIEALERKHTLDLDLFNLSKELSI